From the Rhizobium sp. SL42 genome, the window CCCCTGCCAGAACCAGGGCAGCCAGGAATAGAGCGAGACAGGCTTCGTCGAGACCTGCTGGAAATAGAATTCCATATGGTCCATCAGGTTGGCGCCGACGCCCGGCCGGTCGACCTTCACCTCGATGCCCATCTCCCTCAGATGCGCCGCCGGCCCGATGCCGGACAGCATCAGCAGCTTCGGCGTGTTGAAGGTCGATGCCGAGACGATCACCTCGCGATTGGCCCTCACAACTTCAATCTTCCCGCCGCGCTCGATCTCGACGCCGACGGCCCGGCCGTTCTCGATGACGATCTTCCGGGCAAAGCAGCGCACCAATTCGACATTCGGTCGCTTCATGGCGGGCTTCAGATAGGCATTGGCGGCAGACCAGCGGCGCGAGCGCCAGATGGTCTGCTCCATCAGGCCAAAACCTTCCTGCTTCTCGCCGTTATAATCTTCGGTCGTCTCGAAACCGGCTTCCCGGCCCGCCTCGACAAAGGCGCGCACCAACGGATTTTTCGCCGGCCCGCGCTGCACATGCAGCGGCCCGTCCGTGCCGCGCCAGCCCTCCTGGCCGCCATGTGAATTTTCCATGCGCTTGAAGTAAGGCAGCACGTCGGCATAGGCCCATCCGCTGGCGCCAAGATCCTCCCAGCTGTCGAAATCGTCAGCCGAACCACGCACATAGACCATGCCGTTGATCGAGGACGAGCCGCCGATCACCTTGCCGCGCGGCGCGGTGATCCGCCGGTTGTTAAGGTTCGGCTCGGGCTCGGAGAGATAACCCCAATTGTAGCGCTTCATGCTCATCGGCCAGGCAAGTGCTGCCGGCATCTGGATGAACGGCCCGATATCCGAGCCGCCATATTCCAGCACCATGACGGTATGCTTGCCATCTTCCGACAGCCGGTAAGCCAGTGCCGAGCCGGCCGAGCCGGAACCGATGATGATGAAGTCTGCCTGGTTCATTGCGGTAAAAATCCCAGCCTCGGAAGTGTGATGATGGTGCCCGAGCTCTCCCAGTGAGAGCTCGGGTGGGTCAAATCAATACGGCGCCTCGCATTTGCCCATGCCGACATAAACCGTCTTCAGTTCGGAATAATGCTCCAGCGCTGCCGCGGAATTCTCGCGGCCGAAACCGGACTGCTTCGAGCCGCCGAACGGGATCTCGACCGGGCAGAGATTGTAGGTATTGATCCACAGCGTCCCGGCCTCGAGCTGGTCGACAACCCGGTGCGCGCGGGTAAAGTCCGCGGTGAACACGCCGGCCGCCAGGCCGAATTCGGTGGCATTGGCACGCGCGATGACCTCGGCCTCGTCGTCGAAATCGAGCACGCACATCACCGGGCCGAAGATTTCCTCGCGGGCGATCGTCATCTCGTCGGTGACATCGGCAAACACCGTCGGCTGGATGTAATAGCCTTCGCCGGCCCCCTTGCTCGGCGCGACGTCGTTGGGAATGCCGCCGCCGGTCACAAGCGTGGCGCCCTCGGCCTTGCCCTTCTCGATATAGGACAGCACCTTTTCGCGTTGCGCCCAGGAAACCATCGGCCCCAGCTGCGTCGCCTCGTCCTGCGGGTCACCGATGATGATCGCCTCGGTGCGTTCCTTCAACCGGGCGAGGAAGCTATCCTTCATCGCCTTGTGCACGAAGACACGTGTGCCGTTCGAGCAGACCTGGCCGGTTGAATAGAAATTGCCGAGCATGGCGCCGGAAATGGCGCTTTCGATATCCGCATCGTCGAACACGATCATCGGCGACTTGCCGCCGAGTTCCATGGTCACATGTTTGAGTTGGGCAGCCGCTGCCCCCGCCACCTTGCGGCCGGTCGGCACCGAGCCGGTCAGCGATACCTTGGCGACGTCAGGATGATTGACCAGCAGCGGACCGGTGTCGCGGTCGCCCTGGATGACGTTGTAGACGCCCTTCGGAACGCCAGCCTCGATCAGGATCTCGGCGATCCTCAGTGCTCCGAGCGGGGTCACTTCCGACGGCTTGAACACCATCGCATTGCCGGCGGCGAGTGCCGGCGCCCCTTTCCAGCAGGCGATCTGCTGCGGATAGTTCCAGGCGCCGATGCCGACGACCACGCCGAGCGGCACGCGCTTGGTATAGGCCCAGTCGCCGCCGAGCGGTATCTGGCTGCCGTTCATCGCTGATGCGATGATGCCGCCGAAGAATTCGAAACTGTCGGCGCCCGAGGTCGCATCGGCAACGATCGTTTCCTGGATAGGCTTGCCGGTATCAAGCGTCTCGAGTTCCGACAGCTCGCGATTGCGCAAGCGGATGATCTCGGCAGCCTTCCGCAGGATGCGGCCGCGCGCCGTCGGGCTCATCGCGCCCCATTCCTTCTGCGCCCTCTTGGCCGATGCAATCGCCTGTTCGACGATCGCCGGCGTTGCCGCATGCAGCTTCGCGATCACTTCGCCGGTCGCCGGATAGATACTCTCGATGACGGTGCCGGCTTCGTCCTCGACATACTCGCCGTCGATGAAATGGGAGGCTTTCGGTTGGGCTTTCATGATGTCTCTCCGGACGGGTGGTTTCTCTCCACCTCCCCCTTGAGGGAGGAGGTCGCCGCGAAGCGGCGGGTGGGGGTGATCTCTATGCTTCGCTTCGCTCGGCATGCGCGGCTCATGCATCACCCCACCCCGGACCTATGGTCCGCGCCTCCCCCTCAAGGGGAGGGCGGGAGGCAAGCTGCCCCGTCACATAATCCTCGACCAAGGCGACCGAGGCCTCGATCGACAGTGGGGCTGCCTTCAGAGACTGCCGGATATAGAGCCCGTCGATCATCGCAGCCGCGCCATCGGCAATCCGACCCGCGTCCTCAAACCCGCAAAGCGGTTTCAGACCCGACATCAGGTTGGAATGCAGCCGCCGCGCATAGAGGGCAAGCAGCCGGCGCACCGCTTCCGAACGCTGGGCCTGCGAATAGAAGGCCAGCCATGCGGCCACCACGTCAGGCGCGAACTGGTCGGCCTGGAAGGAAATCCGGATGACCGCCGAAATCCGTGCGCGCGGCGTCTCCGCCTGGGCCAACGCCAGGACCGCATCCGCCCTGAGCTGCCTGAGAAGCGAGCGGATCGTCTCGATCAGCAATTGCTCCTTGGAGCCGAAATAGTGATGGGCCAGCGCTGGCGACACACCCGCCTCGCGGGCGATCTCCGACATCGTCACCGACAGCGAGCCGTGATGTCCGATCGCCTTCAGCGCGGCATCGACAAGCGCCTTGCGGCGGACCGGTTCCATTCCGACTTTCGGCATCGAGACATCCTTTCAATCGTCAATATATTTTTGATTGACTGATCAATCAATAAAAAACTTCGGTGCCCTCGCGATGATCGCGACAGACTTAGCCAGCCTGTCGACGGTCTGTTTACGGTAAATCCAGACACTGGCGCGGGGTGGGGCGCAACCGGTGGTTCGCCACGGGCAAGGGCCGGCAATGTGGGCGAAATGGCAAAAGTGCTTCTGCGCCGGGCTATCAAGACGGCAAGCACCTCGCGGCGCAGGTGCCGCAGTGCTTGCCCGTCTCGCGCGCTGGTAGGGCCGTCATCAAATGTTCATATGGCTGTCACATCCGGGAAAGGTTTTCTTGAGGAATTGCAGGCCAAGTTTCGTTCCATAAAAACAAATGCATACTGGAGAAAGTCATGGTTCTGGGCGTTGTTGAGGATGGTGGCGTATTGCGTCGCTTCGCCAATGACCAGCTGCTTACCCTGGCCAAGCTGGTGGTCGAAAACGCGCTGCAGCCGATCGTCGAAGTCGGAACTGGTGCTGTCTTCGGCTATGAAAGCCTGATGCGCGGCCATGATCGCATCGGTTTCCAGTCGCCGCTCGATCTGCTCGACCAGGCCTATGAGAGTGGCGAGCTGCTGGCGCTGGAGCAGATGGTGTCGAGCCGCGCGCTCGCCAAGTTCGCGACCCTGCCGGATTGTTCTGCCGCCACGCTGTTCCTCAATCTCGATGTCCGGCTGATCCGCGACGGCAATGCCCTGGTCGATACGCTGCTCGACCAGTTGCGCAAGGCCAATATCCCGCCATCCTCCGTCTGCTTCGAACTGTCCGAGCGTTTCGACAATACCCAGGTGCCGGAATTCGCCGGCCTGATCGCGCGGCTGCGTCGCTCCGGCTTCAAGCTGGCCATCGACGATTTCGGTGTCGGCCATGGCGAGATGAAACTGCTCTGTGATTTCCCTGTCGACTACGTCAAGATCGACCGTCATTTCATCGCCGGCCTCGACAGCAATCCGCGCAAGCGCCATCTGGTCAAGAACATCGTCAATTTCTGCCACGTTCTCGGCGTGCGCGTCATCGCCGAGGGCATCGAGACGGAAGCGGAATTCATCGCCTGCCGTGAATTCGGCGTCGATCTCGTCCAGGGCTGGTTCATCGCCCGACCGACCACGATGATCACCGAACTAAAAAGCGCCTTCCCGCATCTGCAGGAAGTCGGCAAGGTCCGCCGCAGCACCCAGTCGCTCGACGAAGTGCTGATCCGCAAGCAGATCGAGCTGATGCCGACCGTCTACGAGCACGAGAACATCGAGCATGTCTTCGATCTCTTCCGCCGCAATCCGGGCCAGAGCTTCTTTCCCGTGCTCAACGCCAATGGCGAGCCGCGCGGCATTATCAACGAGATCCACCTGAAGGAATATATCTACCAGCCCTTCGGCCGCGACCTGCTGAAGAACAAGGTCTATGAACGCTCGATCTCGCATTTCGTCGATCGCGCCCCGATCGTCGGGCTGGATGCCGATGCCGAACGGCTGATGACCATCTTCGCCAATATGGAAGGCTCCGACTGCGTCATCCTGACCGAGAACATGCGTTACGCCGGGGTCGTCTCGGCCGCATCCCTGATCCGCGTGATGAACGAGAAGCGCCTGAAGACGGCGCAGGACCAGAATCCGTTGACCGGCCTGCCGGGCAACCGCGCCATCCGCGACTACATGCGCGACATCGCGCTCGACGGCGATGAGACGCGCTATTTCTGCTACTGCGATTTCGACAATTTCAAGCCGTTCAACGATCACTACGGCTTTCATCTCGGCGACCACGCGATCAGCCTGTTTGCGGCACTGCTGCGCCGCTATTTTTTCTCCGACGGCGATTTCCTCGGCCATGTCGGCGGCGATGATTTCTTCATCGGCGTCAGCGATTGGAGCCGCGAGGAACTGACCGAAATCCTCGACCGGCTGCTGTCCGACTTCCATGACGATGTCATCGAGCTCTACAGCGAAAATGACCGTTCGGCCGGCCGTATCAAAGGCGTGGACCGGCACGGCCAGGAACGCGATTTCGCGCTGATGCGCTGCTCGATCGGCGTGCTGGAATTGCCAAGAGGGCGGGTGATCGACGACGTCAGCCGCATCAGCGCCGAAATCGCCGACCTGAAGAAATCCGCCAAGGACAGCGATGCCGGTCTGGTCCTGGGCACGTTCGGCGCCGGCTGATCGACGCGCGGATCCGCGTCGACCTATGGCCGCCAATCACTGCCTGAACAGCTGTAATATGGTTTCGGCGCTGCTGTTGGCGATCTGCAGGGACTGGATGCCCAGCTGTTCCCGCGTCTGAAGTGCCTTCAGCCGGGTCGAGACCTCGTTCAGGTCCGCATCGACCAAGCGCCCCACACCCGTGTCGATCGAATCGGAGAGTTTTTCGGCGAACTCGGCCTGCATGTCGATGCGTGTCTGGAATGAGCCGAGCTTGCTCGCGCTGGAGATGGCAAGCTTCTCCATGTGGTCGACGCCCTTGATATATTGGTCGATGGTGCGCAGGTTCTGGGTAATATCCACCTCTGCGAGGTCGAAATCCGGCGCATAGGGCGGGTTGGACTGGACATTGCCGACATAGACTCGGGCTGCGCGATTGCCGGCCTCGGGATAGACTGTCTGATCGGCCGCGAAGGTAATGCTGTTGCCGCTCGCCGTCGCGCTCAGGGCGCTGCCGGCAGACGCCTGCGTGATCACGGCTGCAAGATCGGCGGCGGAGCCGATATAACCGTCGCTGGTGCCGAGTGCCGTATCGACCACGCCGCGGTCGATCGTATAGGTCTGGCGTCCCCCTGAGCCGAACTCGACGTCGAAATAGACCTCCGCCAGCGCCGAGACGGTAAAAGGCGTCGTGAAGGAGATCGATGCCTCGGGATACATGTTGTCGTGCTTGTTGGCGGGCGGGTTTTCGAGTCCCATGGCGAAATTCGCCGGATAGACGCCGCCGAAATCCGAGGTCACGGCCGAAATCGCGATACTTGAGCCGTCATGGCCGGATGTCTCCAGCGAGCCGATCTCGAACTGGGTCGTGGACGATACGCTGGTGAACATGCTCTCATAGGCCGTGGCGGGCACGCCATTGTCCTGGAACAGGCGTTCCAGTACGGCGCGCAACTGCACTGCCGTGTTGATCTTGCCGTCGGTCGTCCCCAGTGCCGCGTCGACCACCGTTTTGTCGATCGTCAGCGCATAGTCGTTGCCGGCCGAATAGGCGCCTGCATCGACGGTCAGGGTGAAATTGATGTAGTCGGTCGCCGTAAACGTGCTGCTGCCCGTGAACGCATAGCTCTCATGGCCCTCATGGGCGACGGAGTTGACGCCGGTGTCGCGGAAGCCGCCGATGTCGCCGACGCTGTGCAACTGCTTTTGCAGGATGCCGCCGCCACCGGTGTTCAGCATGCTGGTCTGCTTGAGGTCGACACTGATCGTCTGCACCTGCACATTGTTGTTGGCATCGCGCGTGAACGAGGAGACCAGCGATGTGTTGAGCTGAGCGGTTTCGCTGATATGCGTGACCGCAGTCGTCTGCAGCCAGTTCTCGCCACTGAAGCCGGACGAGGCAACCACGCTTTCCGCCTGGGCATTGAACTGGTCAAGCTCCTCCTGGATCTTCGCCCTGTCCACGCCCTGTTCCTTCGCGGCGACCAGCTTGGCCTTGTATTCGCCGAGGATATCGACGATCGCCTCCGTGCCCGTATAGGCGGTATCCACCGTGGCGGCGCCAAGGCCCAGTGCATCGCTGACCGCCGAGATCGCCATATTGTCGGAGCGCATCGTGGTGGCGATCGACCAATAGGCCGCATTGTCGGCGGCGACGGCGACGCGCAGTCCCGAAGAGGCTTGCCCTTGGGCTGTTTCCAGATCGGAGGCAATAGAACGCAATGTCTGGAGCGCGTTTATAGCGCCCAAATTCGTGTGAATACTGGCCATGAAAATCTCAAGCGATTGATTTTTGGAGCCCGTCATGGGCGAAGTCTTATTGTTTGATACAACCTGCTTATGGTTATCGATCGGTTAACGAAGCATGCCAAGAAACGGCGCCGACGTCGCGCTCACGAAACTGTGATTGGTGTTCATCCCTTTGATTTATCGCACTGTTATCGGCATATCCGAGTATGCTAACCATCGGATCTGCGCCCCCCTCTGCCATGCGTGGCGCTTCGCGGATCGGGTATCGCGAGTTGTAGGGCGGAGCCTTTCCGAAACAGAGCGGGCGTCGGCCGGTGAGATGTCGTACCGCTTGCCCGGCGCCATTTGTCGCGCGTGGCAAAGAGCCTCCTTTTCATCGCAATTGCGCTGCTCTATGCCGGTGAGCATTCAAATCCAGGGAGCCTACCGATGTCTCTTCCCGCCACCATGCGCTATGTCGATCTGCCCACCCACGGTCAAGCCGAGGTCATGCGGCTGGCGACCGGGCCCGTTCCCCGACCGCGCGCCGGCGAGATCCTGATCCGTGTCGCGGCAGCCGGGGTCAACAGGCCCGATGTCGCCCAGCGCCAGGGAACCTATCCGGCCCCGAAGGATGCAAGCCCGATCCTCGGCCTCGAGGTTGCCGGCGAGGTGGTCGAGCTTGGCGAGGGCGTTTCCGGCTTTGCCATTGGCGACAAGGTCTGCGCATTGGCCAATGGCGGCGGCTACGCCGAATTCTGCGCGGTGCCGGCAACCCAGGCCCTGTCCTGGCCGGATGGTTATGACGCGATCAAGGCGGCGGCCCTGCCGGAAACCTTCTTCACCGTCTGGGCCAATCTCTTCCAGATGGCGGGACTGACCGAAGGCGAAACGGTGCTGATCCACGGTGGGTCTTCGGGCATCGGCACCACCGCCATCCAGCTTGCGCGCGCCTTTGGCGCAACCGTCTACACGACGGCGGGATCGGCGGAAAAATGCGCGGCCTGCATGGATCTCGGCGCGGCCCGGGCGATCAACTACAAGACCGAGGATTTCGTCGAACTGGTCAAGGAAGAGACTGCCGGCAAAGGTGTCGATGTTGTGCTCGACATGATCGGGGCCGCCTATTTCGACAGGAACCTGCAGGTTCTCGCCAAGGATGGTTGCCTGTCGATCATCGCCTTCCTCGGAGGTGCCGTGGCCGACAAGGTCAACCTGTCACCGATCATGGTCAAGCGACTGACGGTGACCGGATCGACCATGCGTCCGCGCACGGCGGAGGAAAAGCGCGCCATCCGCGATGAATTGCAGGTTGAGGTCTGGCAGTTGCTCGAAGCCGGCGACGTCGCCCCCGTCATCCATCGCGTGCTGCCGATCGAGGAGGTGGTCGAAGCGCACCGCCTGATGGAAAGCTCCAGCCATATCGGCAAGATCGTGCTGACGCTGGGCTGATTTTGCGGTGGGAACTGGCGGAAACGGCGGCGCCTCATGGCGGGGCGGTGTTCTCCAGCGCGCGAATGATCGTTCTTTCGAGGACAAAAGTCCAATAAAGAATCTCCGGCGCCTGTCATATAACGTGGCTTGCAGAAGTGCTGCGTTGCACCTACCTTTTAGTCATCGACAACGTAACGAAAGGAAGGTGATCCAATGTCTAATGAGATTTCGGTCTGCGTTTGGGGCTTTGGCAAGGTGATGGTTTTGACGGGGCAGCCCTCGGCCTGACACCACCTTCCTTTGGTCGCTGCCTGTCAGCGTCCGGGTCCAGCTTTATGACCAAAACTCATGGAGAGCCGCCTTGTGCGGCTCTTTTTGATTCCGGATATTCGCCGAATTCGCTCACCAGCCGACATAACCGAAGCCGGGAACCTTGAGGGCAGGGCGATTGAAATCCAGGCCCGCCACCAGCCCGAGGAAATTGACCTCGATGCCGCTGCGCGCGCCCAGCGAAACGCCGGCAAGTCCGGCAAGACTTACATGCAGGTCGCGACCATCCCCGTCCAGCGCAACAAAACCGCCATTGTCCAGATAGTCGCGTCCCACTGCATCCGGCGGCAGCACGGCGCCGAGTTCCGGGACATTGCGCAGCACATGGGCGACGAACGTGTTCGAATTCGGTCCCGGATAGATCCGGTAGCCACCCGGCTCGCCATGCGGATAGCTCCTGATCGCGCCGCCTCGATCTTCGGGATCAGCCGCTCTGCCTCCGCCCCCTTGATCTCGACAACCAGCCTTGGCGGATTGGAATACCAGAAGCCGTCCGGCGCACGGTGGTTGCGACGGATCGGCGTGCCCCAGCCGACCTTGTCATAACGCTGATAGGCGCCGTCTCTTTCCTTGGTCACGATCCAGGCATGGCTGGCGACGGCACCCTTCAACCCGCCGGTCATGGCCGAGAAGACATGGATCGAGGCTTCGGGCGAAGCGTCTGCCCCGGGCAGGATGCCGGCCGAACCCCAGTTCGCCTCGTTCCACCGCCCCGGTCTATCCGCCGTCGCCCACAATCCGGCAGAAACCAGCGTCGGCAGCACGAAGACCAGCAAAAGCACAGCCATAAGGCGGATGATGATTTTCAAATCTTGACCTCGTGCATCGATCCTCGGTTTGCGCTATGAGCCGGAAACAATCCGGGAATTTTGAGGCAGGACATGAACAATCCGATCACGGTCGAAGTCACGCGCGGTCAACTCGTCGAGAGCCGCCATCGCGGCATGGCCGTGGTTGTCGATGGCGACGGGCGCATCGTCTTTTCCGCCGGTGATGTCGATGCCGCCACCTTTCCCCGTTCCGCCTGCAAGGCGATGCAGGCCTTGCCATTGATCGAGACGGGCGCTGCTGATGCCTATGGCTTCGGCAACCGCGAGCTGGCGCTCGCCTGTTCGTCGCATTCCGGCGAACCGGAGCATGTCGCCACGGCCGCCGCGATGCTGAAGGCTGCCGGCCGCGACCTTCAGGCGCTCGAATGCGGCGCCCACTGGTCGTTCGACCAGGCAACCCTGATCAACCAGGCCCGCAGCCTCGACAGGCCGACCGCCTTGCACAACAACTGCTCCGGCAAACATGCCGGATTCGTCTGCGCCTGCTGCCATGCGGGCGACGATCCCGCCGGCTATTCCGGCTATGACCATCCGCTGCAGCAGCAGATCCGTGCCATCATGCAAAGCCTGACTGGCGCGGTGCTCGGCGCGGACAATTGCGGCACCGACGGCTGTTCGATCCCGGCCTACGCCATCCCGCTCAAGGGCCTCGCCCATGGGTTTGCCAGGATGGCCACGGGTAAGGGCCTGGAGCCGATCCGCGCCCGCGCGGCACGACGCCTGATCGATGCCTGCATGGCCGAACCCTTCTATGTCGCTGGCAGCAAACGCTTCTGCACCCGCCTGATGCAGGTCGCCCCAGGCCGGATCTTTGCCAAGACCGGTGCCGAAGGCGTGTTCGTCGCCATCCTGCCGGAAAAGGGCCTGTCTTTTGCGGTCAAATGCGAGGATGGCACCACCCGCGCCGCCGAAACCATGATTGCGGCGTTTCTCGCCCTGAACTTCGACAGGGACAGCGCCGAGCGGCAGGCACTGATGGCGATGGCCAATCACACGATGAAGAACTGGAACGGCATCGAGGTCGGCACGGTGCGCGTGACCGATGCGCTGTTTGGCTGAGCAGAAAGGGCGCGCAGACCTCCCCCTCACCAAGAAAATCCACGATTTAGCTGACGCTAAGATCGTGATTTTCTATCCTCTCCCTCCCGGGGACAGGCAGGACGCCGCGCCAGCCGCATCTTTCTTCTCCCCTTGAGGGAGAAGAAGCGAAATCGAGGGCTTAGCCGCAGGCTAAACCTCAGATTTCGCAGATGAGGGGGCATTTCCATGAACCTCTAAGCCACCACAATCTCGACACCCGCTTCCCGATAGTCGGCAAGCCTGTCAGGCTCATTCCCCGTCGCAACGATCAGGCCCGTGACCTCAGGCACTTTCGCCACCAGGCACGGCGACACCGCGCCCAGTTTGTCAGCCGTCAGTGGCACATAGGTGGCGGCGCTGCGCTCGAGGATCCTTCGCTTGATCGCCGCTTCCTCGAAGTCACCGGTTGTCAGCCCCTCGACCGGATGGGCGGCGGTGACGCCGAGAAAGAAGACGTCCGGCCGCAAGCGGTCGATCGCGGCAATCGCCGCGGCGCCCACGGCAACCATCGAATGTTTGTACAGCCGTCCGCCGATCAGGATCACCTCGATGGCGGGGTGATGCTCGAATTCGGCAGCTAACGTCGGCGCATGGG encodes:
- the betA gene encoding choline dehydrogenase yields the protein MNQADFIIIGSGSAGSALAYRLSEDGKHTVMVLEYGGSDIGPFIQMPAALAWPMSMKRYNWGYLSEPEPNLNNRRITAPRGKVIGGSSSINGMVYVRGSADDFDSWEDLGASGWAYADVLPYFKRMENSHGGQEGWRGTDGPLHVQRGPAKNPLVRAFVEAGREAGFETTEDYNGEKQEGFGLMEQTIWRSRRWSAANAYLKPAMKRPNVELVRCFARKIVIENGRAVGVEIERGGKIEVVRANREVIVSASTFNTPKLLMLSGIGPAAHLREMGIEVKVDRPGVGANLMDHMEFYFQQVSTKPVSLYSWLPWFWQGVAGAQWLFSGTGLGGSNQFESCAFVRSAAGVKQPDIQFHFLPVAISYDGKAAAKSHGFQVHVGYNHSKSRGAVTLASPDPMADPLIKFNYMSHEEDWVKFRHCVRLTREIFGQKAFDAFRGPEIQPGEGVQSDDQIDAFLREHLESAYHPSGTAKMGAKDDPMAVVDPECRVIGVGGLRVADSSIFPRLTYGNLNGPSIMTGEKAADHILGKQPLPRSNQEPWINPRWETSDR
- the betB gene encoding betaine-aldehyde dehydrogenase; amino-acid sequence: MKAQPKASHFIDGEYVEDEAGTVIESIYPATGEVIAKLHAATPAIVEQAIASAKRAQKEWGAMSPTARGRILRKAAEIIRLRNRELSELETLDTGKPIQETIVADATSGADSFEFFGGIIASAMNGSQIPLGGDWAYTKRVPLGVVVGIGAWNYPQQIACWKGAPALAAGNAMVFKPSEVTPLGALRIAEILIEAGVPKGVYNVIQGDRDTGPLLVNHPDVAKVSLTGSVPTGRKVAGAAAAQLKHVTMELGGKSPMIVFDDADIESAISGAMLGNFYSTGQVCSNGTRVFVHKAMKDSFLARLKERTEAIIIGDPQDEATQLGPMVSWAQREKVLSYIEKGKAEGATLVTGGGIPNDVAPSKGAGEGYYIQPTVFADVTDEMTIAREEIFGPVMCVLDFDDEAEVIARANATEFGLAAGVFTADFTRAHRVVDQLEAGTLWINTYNLCPVEIPFGGSKQSGFGRENSAAALEHYSELKTVYVGMGKCEAPY
- the betI gene encoding transcriptional regulator BetI yields the protein MPKVGMEPVRRKALVDAALKAIGHHGSLSVTMSEIAREAGVSPALAHHYFGSKEQLLIETIRSLLRQLRADAVLALAQAETPRARISAVIRISFQADQFAPDVVAAWLAFYSQAQRSEAVRRLLALYARRLHSNLMSGLKPLCGFEDAGRIADGAAAMIDGLYIRQSLKAAPLSIEASVALVEDYVTGQLASRPPLEGEARTIGPGWGDA
- a CDS encoding bifunctional diguanylate cyclase/phosphodiesterase, translated to MVLGVVEDGGVLRRFANDQLLTLAKLVVENALQPIVEVGTGAVFGYESLMRGHDRIGFQSPLDLLDQAYESGELLALEQMVSSRALAKFATLPDCSAATLFLNLDVRLIRDGNALVDTLLDQLRKANIPPSSVCFELSERFDNTQVPEFAGLIARLRRSGFKLAIDDFGVGHGEMKLLCDFPVDYVKIDRHFIAGLDSNPRKRHLVKNIVNFCHVLGVRVIAEGIETEAEFIACREFGVDLVQGWFIARPTTMITELKSAFPHLQEVGKVRRSTQSLDEVLIRKQIELMPTVYEHENIEHVFDLFRRNPGQSFFPVLNANGEPRGIINEIHLKEYIYQPFGRDLLKNKVYERSISHFVDRAPIVGLDADAERLMTIFANMEGSDCVILTENMRYAGVVSAASLIRVMNEKRLKTAQDQNPLTGLPGNRAIRDYMRDIALDGDETRYFCYCDFDNFKPFNDHYGFHLGDHAISLFAALLRRYFFSDGDFLGHVGGDDFFIGVSDWSREELTEILDRLLSDFHDDVIELYSENDRSAGRIKGVDRHGQERDFALMRCSIGVLELPRGRVIDDVSRISAEIADLKKSAKDSDAGLVLGTFGAG
- a CDS encoding flagellin N-terminal helical domain-containing protein yields the protein MASIHTNLGAINALQTLRSIASDLETAQGQASSGLRVAVAADNAAYWSIATTMRSDNMAISAVSDALGLGAATVDTAYTGTEAIVDILGEYKAKLVAAKEQGVDRAKIQEELDQFNAQAESVVASSGFSGENWLQTTAVTHISETAQLNTSLVSSFTRDANNNVQVQTISVDLKQTSMLNTGGGGILQKQLHSVGDIGGFRDTGVNSVAHEGHESYAFTGSSTFTATDYINFTLTVDAGAYSAGNDYALTIDKTVVDAALGTTDGKINTAVQLRAVLERLFQDNGVPATAYESMFTSVSSTTQFEIGSLETSGHDGSSIAISAVTSDFGGVYPANFAMGLENPPANKHDNMYPEASISFTTPFTVSALAEVYFDVEFGSGGRQTYTIDRGVVDTALGTSDGYIGSAADLAAVITQASAGSALSATASGNSITFAADQTVYPEAGNRAARVYVGNVQSNPPYAPDFDLAEVDITQNLRTIDQYIKGVDHMEKLAISSASKLGSFQTRIDMQAEFAEKLSDSIDTGVGRLVDADLNEVSTRLKALQTREQLGIQSLQIANSSAETILQLFRQ
- a CDS encoding NAD(P)H-quinone oxidoreductase produces the protein MSLPATMRYVDLPTHGQAEVMRLATGPVPRPRAGEILIRVAAAGVNRPDVAQRQGTYPAPKDASPILGLEVAGEVVELGEGVSGFAIGDKVCALANGGGYAEFCAVPATQALSWPDGYDAIKAAALPETFFTVWANLFQMAGLTEGETVLIHGGSSGIGTTAIQLARAFGATVYTTAGSAEKCAACMDLGAARAINYKTEDFVELVKEETAGKGVDVVLDMIGAAYFDRNLQVLAKDGCLSIIAFLGGAVADKVNLSPIMVKRLTVTGSTMRPRTAEEKRAIRDELQVEVWQLLEAGDVAPVIHRVLPIEEVVEAHRLMESSSHIGKIVLTLG
- a CDS encoding asparaginase, whose amino-acid sequence is MNNPITVEVTRGQLVESRHRGMAVVVDGDGRIVFSAGDVDAATFPRSACKAMQALPLIETGAADAYGFGNRELALACSSHSGEPEHVATAAAMLKAAGRDLQALECGAHWSFDQATLINQARSLDRPTALHNNCSGKHAGFVCACCHAGDDPAGYSGYDHPLQQQIRAIMQSLTGAVLGADNCGTDGCSIPAYAIPLKGLAHGFARMATGKGLEPIRARAARRLIDACMAEPFYVAGSKRFCTRLMQVAPGRIFAKTGAEGVFVAILPEKGLSFAVKCEDGTTRAAETMIAAFLALNFDRDSAERQALMAMANHTMKNWNGIEVGTVRVTDALFG
- a CDS encoding DeoR/GlpR family DNA-binding transcription regulator, whose product is MLTEQRRQMILDILKREGRALAGELARDWKVSEDTIRRDMREMAAEGLLKRVHGGALPAAPALPDFSARQSMATEEKQRLASAAVRLLSPGQMVFLDGGTTTAEIARQIPQAMALTIVTHAPTLAAEFEHHPAIEVILIGGRLYKHSMVAVGAAAIAAIDRLRPDVFFLGVTAAHPVEGLTTGDFEEAAIKRRILERSAATYVPLTADKLGAVSPCLVAKVPEVTGLIVATGNEPDRLADYREAGVEIVVA